The following DNA comes from Oreochromis niloticus isolate F11D_XX linkage group LG23, O_niloticus_UMD_NMBU, whole genome shotgun sequence.
TTATGATCAAACTCATTATTGACCTGCATGTTGATTCCATCCTGATTAATCAAAACATTTAAGTTCCATTGATCATTAATGAGTTTGATCAGTTTtctaaagatttatttttacatcttGATAAAGTGATAAACAACTGATGACACcaactcttttctttcttctttccttccCTCTCTACCTCCTTCCTGTGTCTCCTTCACATTTAATTTTTGATCCTCATTTTCTCTCAtctcctttctttcttccttcaaTCCTAATTTTTCTCCCTCCAtcctttttctctcctttctcttATTTCCTTTTCACCTGCGTTCATTCCTTTTCACCCTTCCTCTTTTCCTACTTCCTCTgcaccctcctcctcctatGTCCAGCCTTCGGACTACAGCGGGTTTCTGGGTTCTGGTTCTCGGGCCTCTTCCAGGGCCAGTTCAGCTCGGGCAAGCCCAGTGGTGAGCTCTCATCTCTGGATGTCTAAGTCTGACTCTGTGGCTCCCCCTGCTGGCTGCTCGCAGCCTCACTCATTGAAGTTTACAGTAAAACTCAATCAGTCATATCAAtaatcagtgtttctgtgttcagGTGGAGGAGAGGACAGACAGAGAGTTCCCAGATAAAGTGAGCCCactcttgattttattttatctttttaaaaacatcatatgttttttaaacttgtgtaaaatttatgtttaatttttattttttaaaaactaaaatgctgtaattttacCAAGTAAATAAattttttgttattaatttattttaaaagatcTGATATAAATTTGGTAATCATCTTTGTGTCAGGGCTCTAGGACGGCGTCGACGCTGTCAGCAGCCACTCTGGCCTCGCTGGGTGGAGCCTCATCTCGCAGAGGAAGCTGTGACACGTCGTTCTCCGTAGAAACCGAAGCGTCCATCAGAGAGATGAAGGTCACGTTTAAAAAACCATAAAACAGTTTCTTTAGTGTTTGAAACAAGTTGAATTCATTAAGACTTTAATAAATCTGTCTCAAGCACTCACCAGTTTTAGTGCTCATGTTGAATAATGaattaatgaataataaataattaaatgtacAAAGTTTGTTTCGAGGGCTTTACTgtgataaatatgaaaaaaataaaaacctattTTGTGACTGTAGGACTCTCTGGCAGAGACGGAGGAGAAGTACCGTAAAGCGATGGTTTCTAACGCTCAACTGCACAATGAGAAGTCGACTCTGATGTATCAGGTGGAGACGCTGAGGGAGGAGCTCAACGACATGGAGGAGCTGCTGTGGGAGACGCGGCGCCGCTGCGACGATGCACACAAGGTcacatatttgtatatatttatatttgcaaCCACGTTTGATATgaatacagtcaaagaaaaagaaagtgtgtATCATCATTATATATCATCACTGTGTCTCATTTATTTGACAAAAACTGAACCCAAATATAGAACCACAAGTGTCTCAGTCGGGCTGAGGTTTGTACGTTTGCGGCACCTTGTTtctaacggagatttgctgcCGTGCTTTGGATCATCGTGCTATTACCCAGTTTCAGCTGTGACACTAACGGCCTCAGATTTAACTCAAACTTTCAGTTCACTTTCTTGTCACAAGAAAGGAAAGTTGTTCAGTGCAGCAGCTTATATGATTTTGATTACAGCagtgaaaaacataaacatgaaataaatacaaaaaccgaattattacaaaaaaaattaaatataccTAAAATTtcatctgtgaaggttctcagtcatccaggtcatcgtagttaTGGATCTTGGAAAGCAAAACGTCTGtgcttctttaagtttcttgaagacgttttgtttttttctttgagagCTTTAACCTCAAATGTAAAGGCTGAAATTCTTCTTACAGGCTGTGATACATTCAGCTTTCTGAAGCACCAACACCTCTGAGATTACAGCGTTCTCAGAGTATCTTACTTCCTTGTTTCACAGCAATCTGTAACCCAGAACGCACATTTCACAACATGTAATCAGTAAAAAGGattcaataaaaaaacattATCATTTCTCTGAGACTTGCATGGTGTGATCTCGGGGTGAGTTTGGTGGGACGTCCTCTCCTGCGTTGAaggttttccacttgtgaataatctcTCTCACCGTAGAATGATGGACCTCAGATTGTTTGAAATGAACTCATAACCTTTCCCAGATTGACACGAAGCAGCAGTTGCTTCTCTAAGATCATTGATTATGTCTTCCTTACCTCCATGTTAACAAACCTGAAACTTCAGAACTGCTCAAAATGCACCTTGGTGTTACCGACCCTCGTAGTTCCTTTGGAAGCAGTGAGGCTGGAGTTTGTTCTTCACGAACAGTTAAATAATGTGAAATAAAGACACGGTGTAATATTAGATGTGTATTACGTTTGGTACATAAAGCATAAGCAATTAAAGAgggtcttctttttttttaccatgtctGTAATTATCTTAACTGCAGATTtgaggatttattttttttcgtctgctgttgttgtttatcagtgtgtgttcgtgtgtgtttTCAGGAGTGGGAGCGTGAGCGTCATGCTCACAGCTTACTGCAGTTTCACTTCAAAGACATGAAAGAAACTCTGAGACAGACTGAGGAGCTGCTCACGGTTGgttaacacgcacacacacacactatattaCTTTTAATTACAGCGACGACATGTAGCAGAAACAGCTGAGCACACGAAGTCCAAAAAGTGAAGCGAAAAACAGAGATAGATATgacaccaaacaaacaaatcggTTTGTAAttcatttgacatttttgtaaCAGTATATAAGGAAATTATCTGAAAACTTTGTACACCAGTGAATTCATACACTGCATAAAAAAAGGCTTACAGTATAAATAGGCAACATGTCTTTGACATCCCTACAATAATatgtatttacatatatatatttataagcCTGCTCATTAGAAAACTCGTATGACGGTTTGTGTTGACGGTTGACTGGGACGTCCAGGTGCTTGTATGGGCCGTGTGGCCATCCTAttcctcctctttttccttccttcctccttCTTCTGCTCTTTACTCATTTTTACTGCTTTCTGCTGCCCTCGTCTGGGTCTGTGGTGAACAGGAAGTGACTGACCTGCGTTTGAAGAGCAGCAGTTACTGTCAGGAAGTTTCTGACCTGCAGGAAGCGCTGCAgtggaaagacaaaaaaatcgggGTATGGTTTCATTCAGTGCTTTACGATTTTCAAACTTAAGTCTGAAGCTTCACTTCTTCTTTCTTAGggttttacttttctttccttcactaactcttttctttcttccttacTTGCTTACTTCTTTCCTCTCCTCCCCGCTCGTTGTCGCTCAGGCGTTGGAACGGCACAGAGAAATCTCGGACATTGTTTGCATTGAGCGTGACCGGCTCAGAGACGAGGTGGTTCGACTGCGAGATTTACTAAAGGTATCAAACTCTGAAGAGCAGCAGGAAGAGCTCAGAGTTTAGACTACATCTGATTTCATCAGtttatcattttaaaactgAACATTAGTTCCATAAACTAACAACATATAAAAaccttctttaaaaaacaatctGAAAAACCTTTGAGTTTCATTTCACCTAAAATCTCATGCATTGCACTTACACAGGATTAATTGTTAAATTTTGTTCTTATTCTAATGAACCTTGTGTCAATTTAAAATTAACTTTTTTAGGTATGTAAACCCGTTAAAAAAGACTTAAATTTGGCCTTTTTTGTCAAATTACAGCTTTATTACACAAATTAACTTTTTAGATCcctcatgttttatatttttattactgttatttccCTGTATGTCCTATTTATTCACCACAGAACAGAGTTCCAATGAACTAATGAAACTTTTAATTtccagtgggttttttttttttttttttttttgcaaaattgCTTCTTTACTcctttaaaactattttttaattGATCAAATTGTTTAATGtttcaaaaaaaaattatctaaataaatgtaagtgaatacatatatttacatgaaaatgaaaagctTTCATCTAAATAGCCATAGTCCATTTTAGCATAAATTATATTGttaaaattaaagttaattaaaattaaagttaattaAGTTTATAACTTTCTTAACATTTCGATTTGTGCCTCTAAatcatagctggactggccagcGGGCCgatgacttatttatttatttattttgtaacggcatgaacaatgagaggtggtgttggccagatgctggctgatgtgtaaaaataactcagttgtccgagtatcaggtgaactgaatttcaggtaagaagttatgacctgcagtctatctgggtcggATATAAActaagtttaggtgtagtttattttcgttgtgctgactttttacagtcagttacagtAACTCATACTGCGTGcgagctagcatgacggagtttctacacagctgggcgggtgctatgatgttactgatagagatatgatatcggtttggttatgtggtgagagggaaacattaggatgaaaccaggagatgtccttactgaatcatcagagctgaacaggtgatggagaaacaggtttaccttttaggtgacatgaatgagttgaagggaagttatgaactgtttctgagagactaataacaccaggatccttttctaagtagctgacagctggtaactgtgcagagtctagcaaagttttgccagggggccaggtagggcattaacagggaaaggggggcacaaagaagtacttttctttcttattctcatttaaaatgtctagcttttattaaataattatctgaatcttacgaCCAAcatttttatctgacgtaaaatgtatagaaatcatacatataccaacaagacagtgtacatcactgtcacaaaagcatttcttttcattcaaaggctttatgtctttaatacctggtgggccggtctctagtcaaaatgcccaggccggttttttgtcccagtccagccctgctcTAAATGtgaaagtttattttgaaacatGTTTTGCTAAATTACAGATTATTCTCTCTGCACTTTAACCACTTAAATTTATACTTGCAAAAAAGTttcttttagggtttttttgtttatttgtttgcttttcttttgtaGGCACTCATTCCTTTTGAAACTGTGTCAGTATCTAAACTctttttcaacatttttcagcatctttaaactaactttttgaaaaattaaactaattcAGAATTTATTCTCTAAAACTTTCATTACTTTCTTTAGTAAAATTACGATGTTccttttaaagcatttaaaagaGGGGTTTATGTTattagaatatttattttagtttgctgtttttaaattttatggcaagcttataaaaataatttctaaATCTTATGCAAATACATCGTGACATCTGTTAACTGTCACAGGACAGTTAATGTGAACATCTGTGCAGCTGtttaagatttttaaaaagaactgtAGGCTTTCTGTCTAAATACAAGAACCAACGTTCACACACAGAGGGCGACTGGTATTGATCATGTTGCTGACTGATTACTGATTTTATGAATTTCTGCTGGACAGAAAAACGGGGTGGCCATCTCTCCTGACATTACCACCAATGGGGATGCAGAACTCGGTGGGAACGAGGACGATATAAGTGCAGAATCTGCCTCTCGACTTGCTCAGGAGTCTCCTCAAGGTGGCAGAGAGAGCATGCTTGGTAGGACCCAAATAAACCTTTCATAAGAATTAGTGCTGtgagcgttaatctcgttaaaatgatgttaacgccataaccgcattaatgcAGCAAATCCATGTTAGCGAGTTACCGCAGATCGCcctgtgcgtggggctggacagcgtcaacacgttaacgagctaaTCATGCTAATGCGTTGACACCGTGCAGCCCCATGCAGttcttttaattatttacacatttattataaatattaactatttttttgttattgtttttattattttattttttttgctgtatGTCCAACTTATAATTTATGATTATGCAAGTGTACATGTAGAAGAATAGGTGCTAACTTTACAGTAGTTAATGTGAATGCAAATAAAGCATTAACTTATCAACACCATATTATAGTTTTAATaccaaaacatttatttttaatgttaacattttgaaattaCAATTGTCGGAATTGCTACGATGTTTTAAAAGGTGTAATTCAGtgtgttcatttttaaaatcaagAGTACATATTTTTATTCAGGATATTAGTTTGTAAATTACAATTTTGACTTTTAAAGTCAAACAAATTGTAACTTTTAAAAGTTGTTATATTTTAAGTCATTATTGTTAGTTACACAAGTTTGAGGCAGGAATATGACATATGAAATTTAGAGAtatgttagcataaaactgGAGTAGTTTATTTTCACTTGGCATTGGTAATTTCATTTTTGTAATGTTTCATCTCCTTTTACTTTACTGaaccattttcttttttgtttgtttttgtttccctttttttaaaatattgcatGATGTGCATGTCTGAATGAGTCTCTAACAAAAACATGCTTGTGTAATCTTTCTTTAATTTTGATAAAAATCTCAAATGGTTTCAATCGCTTCAGCATCGTATCTGGATTTTTAAAATCAGCTCTTCGATTTCTTGCTACAGAAGATTAATTCAAGAATCGACGTTTAATCCCTCTGATCGCCTCCTTCCTTCATCACCACAAGCCAGTTAATTCTCTTCTAGACAGTTAATTTATGTTTTACTTCTCTAAGAGTCAGCTGTGTTTGGTCCTCCAATGTTTCTTCCTGGTCTTTCAGGAAAAACTAAAGAGTGGGAGAGAAAAGAAGGCAACAGACCACCTgagaacaacaagaaaaactaCCTCTGGAAGGTTCTTAAACGGTCAAAGTCATTAAATGACATTTCCACCATCAGCAAAAGCAAGTCGATCAAACAGCCCATAAAAAGACGAAACACAGCTGACAAACATCTAGGAGGAAACAAGACTGCAAGAACCAAGCAACCAAGACCCAAGACAATCAAGAAAATGCAGAGCAGGCAACATGGACGTCTTCTGCATAGAAAGAAAGGAGCCAAAGTACGTATGAATAAAGAAAGGCCAGGGGCTGCTTGTAAGATATATGAACCAAAAATTGCAACCAAAGCTAAAAATGAATTTGGGCTGGTTTCAACAGCACCAGCAAACCAGGATCCAACAGAAGAGACACACTCCTTTAGTGAACAGATCAGCAAAACTAGGAACAAGGAAAATTCAGAAAAATGCCCCAAGGTTGTTTCACCTGTTCTCAAATCAAAACTTTTTCATCATCCTACTGAACATGTCATTCAGGATAGCAAAGTGGTCCTGCTTAATGTATCAAGTCAAAAGTGTGATATTTCTGGTAGACTGGAAGAGATTCAGGTGGATAAAGACACATTTCACGAAAGAGCTCGATCACCCAAAGAACTTAAAGACCAGAGGATTCATGAACCAGCTAGACAAAGTTCCTCCGAATGTGCAGAACGTAACATTCAAACATCAACATCATTTGCCCCGCTGGACATCTGTGCTGGTTTGGAAAAGATGACTCAAAATATCCACCAAGGATTTGCTGGAAATCAAGTTTTTCTAGTTGAAATCTCGCAAATCTTCTCAGAAATCCTGGGATCTCTTCAAAAGTGGACTTCAGATGTGGAAAATATATTAAAGAACAAGCCTAGTCAGCACAACAAAGAGCAAACTGGCCACATGATGGATCCTACACTCAATAAACATGTGGCAAAATGTCTGACCCGACCTTTAGGCCTACTGAGAGACCATTCAGCTTCAAGGATGTTGGAAGTAGCCTCCACAAGTAAACTGTATGCAGATACTCTGGGTCCTATGAATGCTGACCAAAAGGCACAAAGGACCATGTCTAAAACCCATGAGATGGAAGTGGTAGAATTGTTTGTAGGAAATCCTGCTGATATAGATGAAACAACTGTAACAAGCTGCTCGGAGCCTTTTGTTTTTATCGACTCCTACTTCACTAAACCTCAAGAGGCCACAGGAAAGGTGTCTGGGTCAAATCTTGGTTCGTCAACAAGTTCAAAGAGATTCAAGAGTCAAAGCTGTCACGTAGTAGCTGCCAAAAATTCAAAGGAGTTGGCTGGAGACACTGACAGTTGTGAGGAGATCAACGAGGAGCGGGATGACCAGCAGATGGAGATGGAGACTCTTGCTGAAGATGGAAAGTTTATTTCTGTGGCGACTAGCATGAAATACGGCAGAAGACAAAGAGAGTCATGTTCAGGctgcaggaaaaataaaaaatctgagTGCAGCATTTCTTAAATCACAAGAATGAAGGAAATGATGATTTAGTAGTCACAGTGTTGGAGCTTTAGATTCTAAATTATTAGACTGAAATATCAATGAAGCATCAGTACTGTTATCAGTACTTAAGTATTTGAACTgatcaaataaataaagtgaatatttaattcattcacCTATAAATCTGTTCTTTACTGACATGTTTTTATAAGCTGACTGcttgaaaattgttttcttgACAGTTAATTGCAACACTGTGCAAGGGTAAGCAGCTGTAAACTTTAACTGCCTGACTTATAAGTGATGTTTCAAAATATGTAATCAGTCTCCTTCTATCATTTGAGGAAATTTTACCAGTTAGATATGTTAATAATggtaattgtgtgtgtgtgtgtgtgtgtgtgtgtgtgtgtgtgtgtgtgtgtgtgtgtgtgtcaaattGTGGGAAATAATTCGGTGTACCATTCAGGTCTTATTTTTgtgagtaaacttgttttgttttgttttttgtcctaATAAAATGAATTTGGAATCAAAACAATTACATGAAATCAATtctttatttctgttaaatggGTTGATGGTATTTTTTCAGATTAATAAAACGCACTTGTTTGAAAAGAATATTTGTCTGTATTTTACATTTGACATTTTCCataatgaataaattaaaagttttattaAGTAATTTTTGACTTGAGGAAGCAGAAAGGCTTCAAATTGGTGCCCAGTACACTTAAAGAACTTAAAGAACTGATAACTTCAGAGTTAGAGTTTTAGATTAGTTTTTCAAGGATCTACATTGGgtccttttatattttctatcatGTTTCAGCTGCTCAGACACAACACATGCAAAGTGTGTTTGAAAAACCACAACTAGTCAAAGGACTTTACTTAATGGAGCTTTCAACTTCCATGTAcaggatttattattattctcacaTAATGCATCACTCATAATGTTCTCAGGAAGGATCGGCACAGATCTTTTCCAACACGATTAAAGGGGCACTGTACTCACAATCA
Coding sequences within:
- the lrrfip1b gene encoding uncharacterized protein lrrfip1b isoform X4, encoding MGTQGPGRKRIPNREKLTGEDDTLNQIAREAEARLAAKRAARAEAREIRMKELERQKEISDDEERMSVGSRGSLRPSDYSGFLGSGSRASSRASSARASPVVEERTDREFPDKGSRTASTLSAATLASLGGASSRRGSCDTSFSVETEASIREMKDSLAETEEKYRKAMVSNAQLHNEKSTLMYQVETLREELNDMEELLWETRRRCDDAHKEWERERHAHSLLQFHFKDMKETLRQTEELLTEVTDLRLKSSSYCQEVSDLQEALQWKDKKIGALERHREISDIVCIERDRLRDEVVRLRDLLKKNGVAISPDITTNGDAELGGNEDDISAESASRLAQESPQGGRESMLGKTKEWERKEGNRPPENNKKNYLWKVLKRSKSLNDISTISKSKSIKQPIKRRNTADKHLGGNKTARTKQPRPKTIKKMQSRQHGRLLHRKKGAKVRMNKERPGAACKIYEPKIATKAKNEFGLVSTAPANQDPTEETHSFSEQISKTRNKENSEKCPKVVSPVLKSKLFHHPTEHVIQDSKVVLLNVSSQKCDISGRLEEIQVDKDTFHERARSPKELKDQRIHEPARQSSSECAERNIQTSTSFAPLDICAGLEKMTQNIHQGFAGNQVFLVEISQIFSEILGSLQKWTSDVENILKNKPSQHNKEQTGHMMDPTLNKHVAKCLTRPLGLLRDHSASRMLEVASTSKLYADTLGPMNADQKAQRTMSKTHEMEVVELFVGNPADIDETTVTSCSEPFVFIDSYFTKPQEATGKVSGSNLGSSTSSKRFKSQSCHVVAAKNSKELAGDTDSCEEINEERDDQQMEMETLAEDGKFISVATSMKYGRRQRESCSGCRKNKKSECSIS
- the lrrfip1b gene encoding leucine-rich repeat flightless-interacting protein 2 isoform X1 yields the protein MGTQGPGRKRIPNREKLTGEDDTLNQIAREAEARLAAKRAARAEAREIRMKELERQKELFHSHKKYYGVDNKWGHIEQWMEDSERYSRHSRRHASISDDEERMSVGSRGSLRPSDYSGFLGSGSRASSRASSARASPVVEERTDREFPDKGSRTASTLSAATLASLGGASSRRGSCDTSFSVETEASIREMKDSLAETEEKYRKAMVSNAQLHNEKSTLMYQVETLREELNDMEELLWETRRRCDDAHKEWERERHAHSLLQFHFKDMKETLRQTEELLTEVTDLRLKSSSYCQEVSDLQEALQWKDKKIGALERHREISDIVCIERDRLRDEVVRLRDLLKKNGVAISPDITTNGDAELGGNEDDISAESASRLAQESPQGGRESMLGKTKEWERKEGNRPPENNKKNYLWKVLKRSKSLNDISTISKSKSIKQPIKRRNTADKHLGGNKTARTKQPRPKTIKKMQSRQHGRLLHRKKGAKVRMNKERPGAACKIYEPKIATKAKNEFGLVSTAPANQDPTEETHSFSEQISKTRNKENSEKCPKVVSPVLKSKLFHHPTEHVIQDSKVVLLNVSSQKCDISGRLEEIQVDKDTFHERARSPKELKDQRIHEPARQSSSECAERNIQTSTSFAPLDICAGLEKMTQNIHQGFAGNQVFLVEISQIFSEILGSLQKWTSDVENILKNKPSQHNKEQTGHMMDPTLNKHVAKCLTRPLGLLRDHSASRMLEVASTSKLYADTLGPMNADQKAQRTMSKTHEMEVVELFVGNPADIDETTVTSCSEPFVFIDSYFTKPQEATGKVSGSNLGSSTSSKRFKSQSCHVVAAKNSKELAGDTDSCEEINEERDDQQMEMETLAEDGKFISVATSMKYGRRQRESCSGCRKNKKSECSIS
- the lrrfip1b gene encoding leucine-rich repeat flightless-interacting protein 2 isoform X9 yields the protein MGTQGPGRKRIPNREKLTGEDDTLNQIAREAEARLAAKRAARAEAREIRMKELERQKELFHSHKKYYGVDNKWGHIEQWMEDSERYSRHSRRHASISDDEERMSVGSRGSLRPSDYSGFLGSGSRASSRASSARASPVVEERTDREFPDKGSRTASTLSAATLASLGGASSRRGSCDTSFSVETEASIREMKDSLAETEEKYRKAMVSNAQLHNEKSTLMYQVETLREELNDMEELLWETRRRCDDAHKEWERERHAHSLLQFHFKDMKETLRQTEELLTEVTDLRLKSSSYCQEVSDLQEALQWKDKKIGALERHREISDIVCIERDRLRDEVVRLRDLLKKNGVAISPDITTNGDAELGGNEDDISAESASRLAQESPQGGRESMLGKTKEWERKEGNRPPENNKKNYLWKVLKRSKSLNDISTISKSKSIKQPIKRRNTADKHLGGNKTARTKQPRPKTIKKMQSRQHGRLLHRKKGAKSFG
- the lrrfip1b gene encoding leucine-rich repeat flightless-interacting protein 2 isoform X8; this encodes MGTQGPGRKRIPNREKLTGEDDTLNQIAREAEARLAAKRAARAEAREIRMKELERQKELFHSHKKYYGVDNKWGHIEQWMEDSERYSRHSRRHASISDDEERMSVGSRGSLRPSDYSGFLGSGSRASSRASSARASPVVEERTDREFPDKGSRTASTLSAATLASLGGASSRRGSCDTSFSVETEASIREMKDSLAETEEKYRKAMVSNAQLHNEKSTLMYQVETLREELNDMEELLWETRRRCDDAHKEWERERHAHSLLQFHFKDMKETLRQTEELLTEVTDLRLKSSSYCQEVSDLQEALQWKDKKIGALERHREISDIVCIERDRLRDEVVRLRDLLKKNGVAISPDITTNGDAELGGNEDDISAESASRLAQESPQGGRESMLEFRLKKLFEERESLQDQVRLLQSQLDQRQKIVTEGVQNTENDGLENGMDSHLLELQRDANRQISDLKFKLVKSEQEVTTLEQNVIRLEGQVSRYKGASENAEKIEDELKVEKRKLQRELRSALDRIDELEASNSHLSKRLEKMKANRNALLAQQ
- the lrrfip1b gene encoding uncharacterized protein lrrfip1b isoform X2, translating into MGTQGPGRKRIPNREKLTGEDDTLNQIAREAEARLAAKRAARAEAREIRMKELERQKELFHSHKKYYGVDNKWGHIEQWMISDDEERMSVGSRGSLRPSDYSGFLGSGSRASSRASSARASPVVEERTDREFPDKGSRTASTLSAATLASLGGASSRRGSCDTSFSVETEASIREMKDSLAETEEKYRKAMVSNAQLHNEKSTLMYQVETLREELNDMEELLWETRRRCDDAHKEWERERHAHSLLQFHFKDMKETLRQTEELLTEVTDLRLKSSSYCQEVSDLQEALQWKDKKIGALERHREISDIVCIERDRLRDEVVRLRDLLKKNGVAISPDITTNGDAELGGNEDDISAESASRLAQESPQGGRESMLGKTKEWERKEGNRPPENNKKNYLWKVLKRSKSLNDISTISKSKSIKQPIKRRNTADKHLGGNKTARTKQPRPKTIKKMQSRQHGRLLHRKKGAKVRMNKERPGAACKIYEPKIATKAKNEFGLVSTAPANQDPTEETHSFSEQISKTRNKENSEKCPKVVSPVLKSKLFHHPTEHVIQDSKVVLLNVSSQKCDISGRLEEIQVDKDTFHERARSPKELKDQRIHEPARQSSSECAERNIQTSTSFAPLDICAGLEKMTQNIHQGFAGNQVFLVEISQIFSEILGSLQKWTSDVENILKNKPSQHNKEQTGHMMDPTLNKHVAKCLTRPLGLLRDHSASRMLEVASTSKLYADTLGPMNADQKAQRTMSKTHEMEVVELFVGNPADIDETTVTSCSEPFVFIDSYFTKPQEATGKVSGSNLGSSTSSKRFKSQSCHVVAAKNSKELAGDTDSCEEINEERDDQQMEMETLAEDGKFISVATSMKYGRRQRESCSGCRKNKKSECSIS
- the lrrfip1b gene encoding leucine-rich repeat flightless-interacting protein 2 isoform X6, with the translated sequence MGTQGPGRKRIPNREKLTGEDDTLNQIAREAEARLAAKRAARAEAREIRMKELERQKELFHSHKKYYGVDNKWGHIEQWMEDSERYSRHSRRHASISDDEERMSVGSRGSLRPSDYSGFLGSGSRASSRASSARASPVVEERTDREFPDKGSRTASTLSAATLASLGGASSRRGSCDTSFSVETEASIREMKDSLAETEEKYRKAMVSNAQLHNEKSTLMYQVETLREELNDMEELLWETRRRCDDAHKEWERERHAHSLLQFHFKDMKETLRQTEELLTKNGVAISPDITTNGDAELGGNEDDISAESASRLAQESPQGGRESMLGKTKEWERKEGNRPPENNKKNYLWKVLKRSKSLNDISTISKSKSIKQPIKRRNTADKHLGGNKTARTKQPRPKTIKKMQSRQHGRLLHRKKGAKVRMNKERPGAACKIYEPKIATKAKNEFGLVSTAPANQDPTEETHSFSEQISKTRNKENSEKCPKVVSPVLKSKLFHHPTEHVIQDSKVVLLNVSSQKCDISGRLEEIQVDKDTFHERARSPKELKDQRIHEPARQSSSECAERNIQTSTSFAPLDICAGLEKMTQNIHQGFAGNQVFLVEISQIFSEILGSLQKWTSDVENILKNKPSQHNKEQTGHMMDPTLNKHVAKCLTRPLGLLRDHSASRMLEVASTSKLYADTLGPMNADQKAQRTMSKTHEMEVVELFVGNPADIDETTVTSCSEPFVFIDSYFTKPQEATGKVSGSNLGSSTSSKRFKSQSCHVVAAKNSKELAGDTDSCEEINEERDDQQMEMETLAEDGKFISVATSMKYGRRQRESCSGCRKNKKSECSIS
- the lrrfip1b gene encoding uncharacterized protein lrrfip1b isoform X3 produces the protein MGTQGPGRKRIPNREKLTGEDDTLNQIAREAEARLAAKRAARAEAREIRMKELERQKELFHSHKKYYGVDNKWGHIEQWMEDSERYSRHSRRHASISDDEERMSVGSRGSLRVEERTDREFPDKGSRTASTLSAATLASLGGASSRRGSCDTSFSVETEASIREMKDSLAETEEKYRKAMVSNAQLHNEKSTLMYQVETLREELNDMEELLWETRRRCDDAHKEWERERHAHSLLQFHFKDMKETLRQTEELLTEVTDLRLKSSSYCQEVSDLQEALQWKDKKIGALERHREISDIVCIERDRLRDEVVRLRDLLKKNGVAISPDITTNGDAELGGNEDDISAESASRLAQESPQGGRESMLGKTKEWERKEGNRPPENNKKNYLWKVLKRSKSLNDISTISKSKSIKQPIKRRNTADKHLGGNKTARTKQPRPKTIKKMQSRQHGRLLHRKKGAKVRMNKERPGAACKIYEPKIATKAKNEFGLVSTAPANQDPTEETHSFSEQISKTRNKENSEKCPKVVSPVLKSKLFHHPTEHVIQDSKVVLLNVSSQKCDISGRLEEIQVDKDTFHERARSPKELKDQRIHEPARQSSSECAERNIQTSTSFAPLDICAGLEKMTQNIHQGFAGNQVFLVEISQIFSEILGSLQKWTSDVENILKNKPSQHNKEQTGHMMDPTLNKHVAKCLTRPLGLLRDHSASRMLEVASTSKLYADTLGPMNADQKAQRTMSKTHEMEVVELFVGNPADIDETTVTSCSEPFVFIDSYFTKPQEATGKVSGSNLGSSTSSKRFKSQSCHVVAAKNSKELAGDTDSCEEINEERDDQQMEMETLAEDGKFISVATSMKYGRRQRESCSGCRKNKKSECSIS